A stretch of Trichomycterus rosablanca isolate fTriRos1 chromosome 8, fTriRos1.hap1, whole genome shotgun sequence DNA encodes these proteins:
- the stag2b gene encoding cohesin subunit SA-2 produces the protein MIAAPEFHPEFHYPQDTDSRFSSDTDFDDFEGRNVPQGKGKKGKKAPGEKGKGGKGAGRLNGHHQENGMENIMLFEVVRLGKSAMQSVVDDWIESYKLERDASLIHLINFFIQCSGCKGAVSGEMFRHMQNSEIIRKMTEEFDEDSGDYPLTMAGPQWKKFRSSFCEFISVLVRQCQYSIIYDEYMMDTIISLLTGLSDSQVRAFRHTSTLAAMKLMTALVNVALNLSINMDNTQRQYEAERNKVIGKRANDRLELLLQKRKELQENQDEIEHMMNAIFKGVFIHRYRDAISEIRAICVEEIGIWMKLYSDAFLNDSYLKYVGWTMHDKQGEVRLKCLTALQGLYHNRELNTKLELFTSRFKDRIVSMTLDKEYDVAVQAIKLLTLVLHSSDEVLTAEDCESVYHLVYSAHRPVAIAAGEFLYKKLFSHQNLEDDGTPRRRGRQSLNANLMKTTVFFFLESELHEHAAYLVDSLWDCASELLKDWESMVSLLLDEPLAGEEALTDRQETALIEIMLCTIRQAAECHPPVGRGTGKRVLTAKEKKTQLDDRTRLTELFTVALPALLTKYSVDAEKLTNLLQLPQHFDLEIYTTGRLEKHLEALLRQIREIVLKHTDADVLEVCSRTCHALSNDEFTIYNRVDVARSQLMDELVDKFNRLLEDFLQEGEDLDEDDAYQVLSTLKRITAFHNAHDLSKWDLFTSLYRLLNTGVENGDTPEQIVVQALQCTHYVLLWHLAKVSEGGGRKEDVVMLRKQMRAFCLMCQRYLSSINTPVKEQAFTILCDLLLIFSHQMVSGGRELLEPLIFSPDASLQSDLLSFILDHVFIEQDEDSAADDPQEDEANKIEALHRRRNLLAAYCKLIIYNVVDMRTGADIFKQYMRYYNDYGDIIKETMSKTRQIDKIQCAKTLVLSLQQLFMEMLSELGPGFDRSSSLFCGIKELARRFSLTFGLDQIKTREAIAMLHKDGIEFAFKEPSPQGEAYPPVNLAFLDILSEFSSKLMRQDKRTVHMYLERFMSFQMALQRDDCWLPLITYRNSLQTGADDDAMSVVSGVSSRGSARSRKPKPATPKRKLPEAEESIGGGGGGAEAWLNREQSVQTPVMMPSPHLTSTLMREPKRTRAEEAYMSVYTHPSEQHPQHLPHPHTPQPHHQHLHPQHAALDYNTQVTWMLAQRQQQEEAARQQHERAMNYAKLRSNLQHAIRRGSGLMEDDEEPIVEDVMMSSEGRIEDLNEGMDFDTMEIDLPASKNRRERTELKPDFFDPSAIMDESVRSTHFLGYDAFQR, from the exons ATGATAGCAGCACCAGAGTTCCATCCGGAGTTTCATTATCCTCA GGACACAGACTCGCGCTTCTCCTCAGACACGGACTTTGATGATTTCGAGGGGAGAAATGTTCCTCAGGGAAAAGGGAAG AAGGGTAAGAAGGCCCCAGGAGAGAAGGGGAAGGGAGGGAAGGGTGCTGGGCGTTTGAACGGGCATCATCAGGAGAATGGCATGGAGAACATCATGCTGTTTGAAGTGGTCAGGCTGGGGAAGAGTGCCATGCAG TCTGTGGTGGACGACTGGATCGAGTCCTACAAGCTGGAGAGAGACGCCTCGCTGATCCACCTCATCAACTTCTTCATCCAGTGTTCAGGCTGTAAAG GTGCTGTGAGTGGTGAGATGTTCCGTCACATGCAGAACTCTGAGATCATCAGGAAGATGACGGAGGAGTTTGATGAG GACAGTGGAGATTATCCTCTCACCATGGCTGGACCTCAGTGGAAGAAGTTCAGGAGCAGCTTCTGTGAGTTCATCTCAGTACTGGTGCGCCAGTGTCAGTACAGCATCATCTATGATGAGTACATGATGGACACCATCATCTCGCTGCTCACCGGCCTGTCCGACTCTCAGGTTCGAGCCTTCAGGCACACCAGCACCCTCGCAG CGATGAAGCTGATGACGGCTCTGGTGAACGTGGCGCTGAATCTCAGCATCAACATGGACAACACGCAGCGTCAGTACGAGGCCGAGAGGAACAAGGTGATCGGCAAGAGGGCCAACGACCGCCTGGAGCTGCTCCTGCAGAAACGCAAGGAG CTCCAAGAGAATCAGGATGAAATTGAGCACATGATGAACGCCATTTTTAAAGGAGTGTTTATACACAGAtaccg AGACGCCATCTCAGAGATCCGAGCGATCTGTGTCGAGGAGATCGGGATCTGGATGAAACTGTACAGCGATGCTTTTCTCAACGACAGCTACCTGAAGTACGTGGGCTGGACCATGCATGACAAG CAAGGTGAGGTGAGACTGAAGTGTCTCACAGCTCTGCAGGGTCTCTACCACAACCGGGAGCTCAACACCAAACTGGAGCTCTTCACCAGTCGCTTCAAG GACCGTATCGTTTCCATGACGCTGGATAAGGAGTACGATGTCGCTGTGCAGGCAATCAAGCTGCTGACGCTTGTGCTGCA TAGCAGTGATGAAGTGCTGACGGCGGAGGACTGTGAGAGCGTTTATCACCTGGTTTACTCCGCCCACCGACCCGTCGCCATCGCCGCCGGAGAGTTCCTGTATAAAAA ACTCTTCAGTCATCAGAACCTGGAGGACGACGGCACGCCGAGGAGACGCGGGAGGCAGAGCCTGAACGCCAACCTGATGAAGACCACCGTGTTCTTCTTCCTGGAGAGCGAG CTGCACGAACACGCGGCGTACCTGGTGGACAGCCTGTGGGACTGCGCGTCCGAGCTGCTGAAGGACTGGGAGAGCATGGTCAGCCTCCTGCTGGACGAGCCGCTGGCCGGAGAGGAAG CCCTGACAGACAGGCAGGAGACGGCGCTGATCGAGATCATGCTCTGTACCATTCGCCAGGCGGCCGAGTGCCACCCTCCTGTGGGCAGAGGCACCGGCAAGAGG GTGTTGACGGCGAAGGAGAAGAAGACGCAGCTGGATGACCGGACGCGCCTGACGGAACTGTTCACCGTGGCTCTGCCAGCGTTACTAACAAAG TACTCCGTGGACGCAGAGAAGCTGACCAACCTGCTTCAGCTGCCGCAGCACTTTGATCTGGAGATCTACACCACAGGCCGGCTGGAGAAG CACCTGGAGGCGCTGCTGAGGCAGATCAGGGAGATCGTACTGAAGCACACGGACGCCGACGTGCTGGAGGTCTGCTCCAGGACCTGCCACGCCCTCAGCAACGACGAGTTCACCATCTACAACAGGGTGGACGTGGCCCGCAGCCAGCTCATGGACGAACTGGTGGACAAGTTCAACCGGCTGCTGGAGGACTTCCTACAGGAG GGTGAGGACCTGGATGAAGACGACGCTTATCAGGTTCTGTCCACATTAAAGAGGATCACCGCCTTCCACAA CGCTCACGACCTGTCGAAGTGGGATCTGTTCACCAGTCTGTACCGCTTACTGAACACCGGGGTGGAGAACGGGGACACGCCCGAGCAG ATCGTGGTCCAGGCGCTGCAGTGTACGCACTACGTCCTGCTCTGGCATCTAGCCAAGGTGTCTGAGGGGGGCGGCAGGAAG GAGGACGTGGTGATGTTGAGGAAGCAGATGCGAGCATTCTGCCTCATGTGCCAGCGTTATTTATCCAGTATCAACACGCCAGTGAAGGAGCAG GCCTTCACCATCCTGTGTGACCTGCTACTGATCTTCAGTCATCAGATGGTCTCTGGTGGTCGGGAGCTTCTGGAGCCGCTGATCTTCTCACCGGATGCGTCGCTGCAGTCAGACctgctcagcttcatcctggacCACGTCTTCATCGAGCAGGACGAGGACAGCGCCGCAG ACGATCCTCAGGAGGACGAAGCCAATAAAATCGAAGCTCTACACCGGAGGCGTAACCTCCTCGCCGCCTACTGCAAACTCATCATCTACAACGTGGTGGACATGAGGACGGGCGCCGATATCTTTAAGCAGTAcatgagg TATTATAACGATTACGGCGACATCATCAAGGAAACCATGAGCAAGACACGTCAGATCGACAAGATCCAGTGTGCAAAGACGCTCGTCCTGAGCCTGCAGCAG CTGTTTATGGAGATGCTGTCGGAGCTGGGTCCCGGGTTCGACCGCTCCTCGTCGCTCTTCTGTGGGATTAAAGAACTCGCCCGTCGCTTCTCGCTGACCTTCGGCCTGGATCAGATCAAGACCAGGGAGGCCATCGCCATGCTGCACAA GGACGGGATCGAGTTCGCCTTCAAAGAGCCGAGCCCTCAGGGAGAGGCGTATCCTCCTGTCAACCTGGCCTTCCTGGACATCCTGAGCGAGTTCTCCTCCAAGCTCATGAGACAGGACAAGCGCACAGT GCACATGTACCTGGAGCGCTTCATGAGCTTTCAGATGGCCCTGCAGAGGGACGACTGCTGGCTGCCGCTCATCACCTACAGGAACTCGCTGCAGACGGGCGCAGACGACGACGCCATGTCCGTGGTGAGCGGCGTCAGCAGTCGCGGCTCCGCCCGCAGCAGGAAACCCAAACCCGCCACGCCCAAGAGGAAACTTCCCGAAG CGGAGGAGAGCATCGGCGGCGGTGGCGGCGGTGCGGAGGCGTGGCTGAACCGCGAGCAGAGCGTACAGACCCCCGTCATGATGCCTTCACCGCACCTCACGTCCACCCTGATGAGGGAGCCCAAGCGGACGCGAGCCGAGGAGGCGTACATGAGCGTGTACACGCACCCCTCCGAACAGCACCCACAGCACctcccacacccacacaccccccAGCCACACCACCAGCACCTCCACCCACAGCACGCCGCGCTGGACTACAA CACGCAGGTCACGTGGATGCTGGCGCAGCGGCAGCAGCAGGAGGAAGCGGCGCGGCAGCAGCATGAGAGAGCCATGAACTACGCCAAACTGAGGAGCAACCTGCAGCacgccat CCGTCGGGGATCGGGCCTGATGGAGGACGACGAGGAGCCCATCGTAGAGGACGTGATGATGTCATCAGAGGGTCGCATCGAGGATCTGAACGAGGGCATGGACTTTGACACCATGGAGATCGACCTG ccAGCATCGAAGAATCGGCGAGAGAGGACGGAACTGAAGCCGGACTTTTTCGATCCCTCCGCCATCATGGACGAGTCGGTTAGATCCACTCACTTCCTGGGTTACGACGCCTTTCAGCGGTAA